A region of Nitrospirota bacterium DNA encodes the following proteins:
- a CDS encoding DUF1156 domain-containing protein has protein sequence MTDDRRLIEDYLPIEAISAEASREKSVRKGHISTLHLWWARRPLVACRAAVYGALVPASRFRPANGPEDKRESLTRANAAKFVERLCQYPGSPQTIAEAQKHILEAHAERLSVETGKPVTVDDIVEGRAPRPKVLDMFAGGGAIPLEALRLGCEAYALDLNPVAHIIELCTLVYPQKYGKPDPSARGMTGPKNASGETTWGGLAKEVRYWGEWVLTKVKAEIGDLYPLIPDPAAKGTKPLQQAEMWQAKEDVPPGYLVPVAYLWTRTVRCKNPTCGATVPLVRQTWLCKKKDRYVALKMVAPKGHKQVRFEVVESHTEKGLGFDPAGFSKGGNATCPFCGTVADSDYVKAEGQAGRLSSHQMMAIVCTRPGEKGKIYLSADDYPQFRPDDEAIRKRIQALCQRTGLTVPSELIEANPRSMDTQHFGFETWSELFTPRQMLCLLSFAAAVREAGEQASRLLQDVIDSRDGCRPSEERERAKAVATCLCLPLNKLADLNCTLTRWKLDAELCVNAFGRQALPMVWDFAEQVPYSGIGGSWQSQLERTVVGWNDVWSLDKPATVTRGSATALPWPAGSFDAVVTDPPYYDNVSYSNLSDFFYVWLKRTIGHLYPEHFAAECTPKKNEIIAAFYRHGGSKDKARATYEQMMAQSFAEANRVLKSGGSMVVVYAHKTTLGWSTLVDALRQAGFTVTEAWPLDTEMKSRLLAMETASLASSIFLVARKRDGEGTVSYEDEVHPELERIVRERVDSLWKMGITGADLVIAAVGAGLRAYTRFSRVEYANGEEVPAEKFLAEVEGVVLETLLEKIFGMPGSGVAAVDGPSRFYVLWRYAYKAAEMEAGEAIVFTYGQNVELDGQKGLSTRRHALLEKKKGKYRLRDFTERGRTRNWACRKTEARLPPSSTRSTASCGSWRTSPAT, from the coding sequence ATGACAGACGACCGCAGGCTCATTGAGGACTACCTGCCCATCGAGGCCATCAGCGCCGAGGCCTCGCGGGAGAAGTCGGTGCGCAAGGGCCACATCTCGACGCTGCACCTCTGGTGGGCGCGGCGTCCCCTGGTCGCCTGCCGGGCGGCGGTGTACGGGGCGCTGGTGCCGGCGAGTCGGTTTCGCCCGGCGAATGGGCCCGAGGACAAGCGCGAAAGCCTGACCCGTGCCAACGCGGCGAAGTTCGTGGAGCGGCTCTGCCAGTACCCGGGCTCGCCGCAGACCATCGCCGAGGCGCAGAAGCACATCCTTGAAGCCCACGCCGAACGGCTCTCGGTCGAGACCGGAAAGCCGGTCACAGTCGACGACATCGTCGAAGGGCGGGCGCCAAGGCCCAAGGTGCTGGACATGTTCGCGGGGGGCGGCGCCATCCCACTCGAGGCGCTGCGGCTAGGGTGCGAGGCCTACGCGCTCGATCTCAACCCCGTCGCCCATATCATCGAGCTTTGCACGCTCGTCTACCCCCAGAAGTACGGGAAGCCGGACCCCAGCGCGCGAGGCATGACCGGACCCAAGAACGCCAGTGGCGAGACGACATGGGGTGGCCTGGCCAAAGAGGTCCGCTACTGGGGTGAGTGGGTCCTCACGAAGGTCAAGGCCGAGATCGGCGACCTTTACCCGTTGATCCCCGACCCAGCTGCAAAAGGCACGAAGCCGCTCCAGCAGGCGGAGATGTGGCAAGCGAAGGAAGACGTTCCGCCGGGGTACCTCGTGCCGGTCGCCTACCTCTGGACGCGCACCGTGCGCTGCAAGAACCCGACTTGCGGGGCGACCGTCCCGCTCGTGCGCCAGACGTGGCTGTGCAAAAAGAAGGACCGTTACGTGGCGCTCAAGATGGTGGCGCCCAAGGGCCACAAGCAGGTGCGCTTCGAGGTGGTCGAGAGCCACACTGAAAAAGGTCTCGGCTTCGATCCGGCAGGCTTCTCTAAGGGCGGCAACGCCACCTGCCCGTTCTGTGGGACGGTGGCGGACAGCGATTACGTGAAGGCCGAAGGACAGGCGGGACGCCTGTCGTCCCACCAGATGATGGCCATCGTCTGCACGAGGCCCGGTGAGAAAGGGAAGATTTACCTTTCCGCCGATGACTACCCCCAGTTCCGACCGGATGACGAGGCGATCCGCAAGCGTATCCAGGCGCTATGCCAGCGCACGGGGTTGACGGTGCCGAGCGAACTGATCGAAGCCAACCCCCGTTCAATGGATACGCAACATTTTGGCTTCGAGACATGGAGCGAGCTCTTCACCCCCCGCCAGATGCTCTGCCTGCTCAGCTTTGCCGCGGCGGTACGAGAGGCGGGAGAACAGGCGTCCCGCCTGTTACAGGACGTGATAGACAGCCGAGACGGCTGTCGTCCTTCTGAAGAGCGAGAGCGGGCGAAGGCGGTGGCAACGTGCCTTTGCCTTCCGTTGAACAAGCTCGCTGACCTGAATTGTACTCTCACGAGATGGAAGCTTGATGCTGAGCTGTGTGTCAATGCTTTTGGCCGACAGGCTCTTCCCATGGTTTGGGACTTTGCTGAGCAAGTACCTTATTCCGGGATTGGTGGTTCTTGGCAAAGCCAGCTTGAGCGGACAGTTGTAGGTTGGAATGACGTTTGGAGTTTGGATAAACCCGCCACCGTCACCCGCGGCTCGGCCACCGCGCTCCCCTGGCCCGCCGGTTCCTTCGACGCCGTCGTCACCGATCCGCCGTACTATGACAACGTCTCCTACTCGAATCTCTCGGACTTCTTCTACGTCTGGCTGAAGCGCACCATAGGCCACCTCTACCCGGAGCATTTCGCAGCGGAATGCACGCCGAAGAAGAACGAGATTATCGCAGCCTTCTACCGTCATGGTGGGAGCAAAGACAAAGCGCGCGCTACCTACGAGCAGATGATGGCCCAGTCGTTTGCCGAGGCGAACCGTGTCCTCAAATCCGGCGGCTCGATGGTTGTCGTTTATGCCCACAAAACAACCCTTGGCTGGTCCACGCTCGTGGATGCGCTCCGGCAGGCCGGGTTCACCGTCACCGAGGCCTGGCCGCTTGATACAGAGATGAAATCGCGACTCCTTGCCATGGAAACCGCGTCTCTGGCTTCCAGCATTTTCCTCGTCGCCAGAAAGCGTGACGGCGAAGGGACGGTCTCCTACGAAGACGAGGTTCACCCCGAGCTGGAGAGAATCGTCCGCGAGCGGGTGGATTCGCTCTGGAAGATGGGGATCACGGGCGCGGACCTCGTGATCGCGGCTGTCGGCGCGGGGCTCCGGGCCTACACCCGCTTCTCCCGGGTCGAGTACGCCAACGGCGAAGAGGTTCCGGCCGAGAAGTTCCTCGCCGAGGTGGAAGGGGTCGTCCTTGAAACGCTACTGGAGAAGATCTTCGGCATGCCGGGCAGCGGTGTGGCCGCCGTCGACGGGCCGAGCCGGTTCTACGTGCTCTGGCGCTACGCCTACAAGGCAGCCGAGATGGAGGCCGGCGAGGCCATCGTCTTCACCTACGGGCAGAACGTGGAGCTCGACGGCCAGAAGGGGCTTTCAACCAGACGCCATGCCCTGCTCGAAAAGAAGAAGGGGAAGTACCGACTGCGGGACTTTACGGAGCGGGGGAGGACGAGAAACTGGGCTTGCCGGAAGACGGAGGCGCGCCTGCCCCCCTCATCGACGCGCTCCACCGCATCCTGTGGCTCGTGGAGAACCAGCCCCGCAACCTGA
- a CDS encoding TIGR04255 family protein yields the protein MPRRVLKNKPLVEAILELKWVIPTSKAGEIEVDPHYRILLGRFSERVEQDYPFHEPLPSAQIPDMMAAHMVQHRFRIGQGKWPLIQIGPGIMTVNETEGYIWDDFKRRCEKAVRDLFDAHPAKQSFALRDLALRYIDAVDADFTKESVFDFLDEKMKTKISLPETLFEGGRVNRNPTVFNWQVSFQHDDPGGFLTVRFAVGQRNGNPALIWETIVQASGAQIPPIPDGFSAWLSKAHDLTDDWFFKLIEGDLERRFCGE from the coding sequence ATGCCTAGAAGAGTTTTGAAGAACAAGCCGCTGGTCGAAGCCATCTTGGAGCTGAAGTGGGTGATACCCACATCAAAAGCGGGTGAAATCGAAGTAGATCCGCACTATCGGATCTTACTCGGCCGCTTCTCGGAGAGGGTGGAGCAGGACTATCCGTTTCATGAGCCTCTGCCAAGTGCTCAGATTCCCGACATGATGGCCGCACACATGGTACAGCACCGATTCCGGATCGGACAGGGGAAATGGCCTCTCATACAAATCGGTCCCGGGATCATGACGGTCAACGAAACTGAGGGATACATCTGGGACGACTTCAAGCGGCGCTGCGAGAAAGCTGTCAGGGATCTCTTCGATGCACACCCCGCGAAGCAGAGCTTTGCCCTACGAGATCTAGCTCTTCGATATATCGACGCAGTTGACGCGGACTTCACAAAAGAGAGCGTGTTCGATTTCCTCGATGAGAAGATGAAGACGAAAATCTCGCTTCCCGAGACATTGTTTGAGGGCGGACGGGTAAATAGGAATCCGACCGTGTTCAATTGGCAGGTGTCGTTCCAGCACGATGATCCCGGTGGGTTTCTTACCGTGCGCTTTGCTGTGGGGCAGCGGAATGGAAATCCTGCGTTGATATGGGAGACGATTGTACAAGCGTCGGGCGCCCAGATACCGCCAATTCCTGACGGGTTCTCCGCTTGGCTTAGCAAAGCCCACGACCTAACCGATGACTGGTTTTTCAAGCTGATCGAGGGTGATCTCGAAAGGAGGTTTTGCGGTGAGTAG
- a CDS encoding DUF488 domain-containing protein, whose protein sequence is MKLYTIGFTKTTAESFFTRLTKAGVKKVIDVRLNNVSQLAAFAKKDDLRYFLRAICGIEYEHRPELAPTQDMLDEYKKRRGGWERYEDRFLRLMAERRIEETVSRSAVDEACLLCSEDKPHHCHRRLVAEYLKKNWGDLEIIHL, encoded by the coding sequence GTGAAGCTTTATACCATTGGGTTCACGAAGACCACAGCGGAGTCTTTTTTCACCCGGCTCACCAAGGCCGGCGTGAAGAAGGTCATTGACGTGCGGCTCAATAACGTTTCTCAGCTCGCCGCATTCGCCAAGAAAGACGATCTGCGGTATTTCCTGCGAGCCATCTGCGGGATCGAATACGAGCATAGGCCGGAACTGGCGCCGACCCAGGACATGCTGGACGAATACAAGAAGCGTCGCGGCGGGTGGGAACGATATGAGGATAGGTTCCTCAGATTGATGGCCGAACGCAGGATCGAGGAGACGGTTTCGCGCTCCGCGGTGGATGAAGCATGCCTGCTCTGCAGCGAGGACAAACCGCATCACTGCCATCGTCGGCTTGTCGCGGAGTATTTGAAGAAGAACTGGGGTGACCTGGAGATCATTCATCTATGA
- a CDS encoding DUF488 domain-containing protein codes for MNDVLYTIGHSTHTAEKVIELLRQHGVTAVADVRSQPYSRMNPQFNREPFSSRLKDAGIAYVFLGRELGARSEDRSCYENGKVRYDLLARTPLFAAGLERILRGMKTQTIALMCAEKDPITCHRAILICRHLASREVEIAHILEDGRLESQDEAVLRLLRELGLSEPDLFRSRDEAVAEAYARRGEQIAYMESWSTEKQKSRGVAR; via the coding sequence ATGAACGACGTGCTCTACACCATCGGCCACTCGACACACACGGCGGAGAAGGTCATCGAACTCCTGCGGCAACATGGCGTTACCGCAGTGGCCGATGTGCGGTCTCAGCCGTACAGCCGGATGAATCCGCAGTTCAATCGGGAGCCGTTCAGCTCGCGGCTGAAGGATGCGGGGATTGCCTACGTGTTTCTCGGCCGGGAGCTTGGGGCGCGTTCCGAGGACCGATCCTGCTACGAGAACGGAAAGGTCCGATACGACCTCCTGGCACGTACGCCCCTCTTTGCGGCTGGGCTGGAACGTATCCTCCGCGGCATGAAGACGCAGACGATCGCGCTCATGTGCGCCGAAAAGGACCCGATCACTTGCCATCGCGCAATTCTGATTTGCCGACATCTCGCCAGCCGTGAAGTGGAGATCGCACATATCCTCGAAGATGGACGCCTCGAGAGCCAGGACGAAGCCGTTTTGCGTCTTCTTCGGGAGCTCGGACTTTCCGAGCCAGATCTTTTTCGGAGTCGTGATGAAGCGGTTGCCGAGGCCTATGCGCGACGTGGCGAGCAGATCGCGTATATGGAATCCTGGTCGACAGAAAAGCAGAAGAGCCGAGGAGTCGCTCGGTGA
- a CDS encoding DUF499 domain-containing protein, translating to MSTRALRPWTDLVKLHPDVEGGALTEAVFAIDLGAIAAGDPNVPVVNRDPEAFFRATYLTADLQKLLEEVLASLAGKSGYNRVLKLRTPFGGGKSHTLASLLHAARKPEVLDGVPEAKGFATPKNVAVAVFDGEKFDARNGKELDGGRTIRTMWGWIAWQIDPERAFPIVADHDQDRVAPGGDVIRDLLSKGAGGRPVLLLLDEVLKYMERAAAVSVLDSTLQRQAKDFFQNLTVEVAGSTNAALVYSLTWSAREALGNVALLAEIDKLAARVDQLREPVTGDEILPILQRRLLGAPPDPIVATEVATAYQDVVTGMKRAYAETPADRQQAEEEGRLLRDRMRAAYPFHPALIDVMRERWTAVDAFQRTRGALRFLASCMHSLKAHGGAQPLLGPGDVPLKDVDVRVKMLKELGVQNDYDPVITADIEGPNARAKRIDERMARETPALASVKPATRLATAILLYSFGGLRREGAGDSETLPPGVTESELLAACVGPDLDNITATAVLSELRNACLYLHYDGVRYCFKKDPNVTKLIEDAEQTVSREEAQSKGRGPVRDKIKEMLDARLAGHHTAVVWPGKSQEIPDEDPRFLVVYLPLEFAGESKADQERLAKEYLSKHGDKPRRYRNGLGLAIPDKRQIEALRRAVRYLLAIERVDAKKQQLRLTKDQLDQLKERKRTEEAAAESCFRDLYAAVWLPRVENGGIDVERVERGGRPLQATGIHERIMELLTSVGTPRVHGSVTPRKIADRVKLGEPVPQGGAPVLGLKASEILESFFRDIAPPRLESSGVLRKAIARGVTEGTFAYTSGPQPALGADGKFQVSRDKVVVGRALAEDEVDFESGFLMVPGAVPDAVTSPGAPPTVPGMPAPTPGTPTQPAAPGGAPAPIPGAPVAGRQSTVRLAFKATRDQIFKAFPAIANLADESDEGKVKVNVEGTSAKGFDPSWLRNAVYEPLDEADIEKLPDDR from the coding sequence TTGAGCACCCGAGCCCTTCGCCCGTGGACCGATCTCGTGAAGTTGCACCCCGATGTCGAAGGAGGTGCGCTCACAGAGGCGGTCTTCGCCATCGATCTCGGGGCCATCGCCGCGGGCGATCCGAACGTCCCCGTTGTGAACCGCGACCCTGAGGCCTTCTTCCGCGCGACCTACCTGACGGCCGACCTGCAGAAGCTCCTCGAGGAGGTGCTGGCGTCGCTCGCCGGAAAGTCGGGCTACAACCGCGTCCTCAAGCTCCGAACCCCCTTCGGAGGAGGCAAGTCACACACCCTCGCGTCGCTCCTCCATGCCGCGCGAAAGCCGGAGGTCCTCGACGGCGTCCCCGAAGCGAAGGGCTTCGCCACGCCCAAGAACGTCGCCGTTGCCGTGTTCGATGGAGAGAAGTTCGACGCCCGCAACGGGAAGGAGCTCGACGGCGGCCGGACGATCCGTACGATGTGGGGTTGGATCGCCTGGCAAATCGACCCGGAGCGGGCGTTTCCCATCGTGGCGGACCACGACCAGGATCGCGTCGCGCCGGGCGGCGATGTAATCCGGGACCTCCTCTCCAAAGGGGCAGGTGGACGCCCGGTGCTCCTGCTGCTCGACGAGGTCCTGAAGTACATGGAGCGGGCGGCCGCTGTGAGCGTGCTCGACTCGACCCTCCAGCGGCAGGCCAAGGACTTCTTCCAGAACCTGACCGTCGAGGTCGCGGGGAGCACGAACGCGGCGCTCGTCTACTCGCTCACCTGGAGCGCCCGGGAGGCGTTGGGGAACGTCGCCTTGCTCGCCGAGATCGACAAGCTTGCCGCGCGCGTCGACCAGCTTCGGGAGCCGGTCACCGGGGACGAGATTCTACCAATCCTGCAGCGTCGGCTCCTCGGGGCTCCTCCGGACCCTATCGTCGCCACGGAGGTCGCGACCGCCTATCAAGATGTCGTCACAGGGATGAAGCGGGCCTATGCCGAAACGCCAGCCGACCGGCAGCAGGCCGAGGAGGAAGGACGTCTCCTGCGCGACCGGATGCGCGCCGCGTACCCGTTCCACCCCGCGCTGATCGACGTGATGAGGGAGAGGTGGACGGCCGTGGATGCCTTCCAGAGGACAAGGGGCGCGCTCCGCTTCCTCGCCTCCTGCATGCACTCGCTCAAGGCACACGGCGGTGCCCAGCCCCTCTTGGGACCCGGCGACGTGCCGCTCAAGGATGTGGATGTCCGGGTCAAGATGCTGAAGGAACTGGGCGTCCAGAACGACTACGACCCGGTGATCACCGCGGACATCGAGGGGCCGAACGCGCGGGCCAAGCGGATCGACGAGCGGATGGCGCGGGAGACGCCCGCGCTGGCGAGCGTGAAGCCGGCAACGCGCCTTGCCACCGCCATACTTCTGTACTCGTTCGGTGGCCTTCGGCGAGAAGGAGCCGGAGACTCGGAAACGCTTCCTCCGGGAGTGACCGAGAGCGAGCTCCTCGCGGCCTGCGTGGGGCCTGACTTGGACAACATCACGGCAACAGCGGTGCTGTCCGAGCTCCGCAACGCCTGCCTCTACCTCCACTATGACGGCGTCCGCTACTGCTTCAAGAAGGACCCCAACGTCACGAAGCTGATCGAGGACGCGGAGCAGACCGTCTCCCGCGAGGAGGCCCAGTCCAAAGGGCGCGGCCCCGTCCGAGACAAGATCAAGGAAATGCTCGACGCGCGGCTCGCGGGACACCACACGGCCGTCGTGTGGCCTGGGAAGAGCCAGGAGATCCCTGATGAAGATCCCCGCTTCCTGGTCGTCTACCTCCCGCTGGAGTTCGCGGGGGAGAGCAAGGCCGACCAGGAGCGTCTGGCCAAGGAGTACCTCTCGAAGCATGGCGATAAGCCCAGGCGCTACCGGAACGGTCTTGGGCTCGCCATCCCCGACAAGAGGCAGATCGAGGCGCTCCGTCGAGCGGTCCGCTACCTCCTCGCCATCGAGCGGGTGGACGCGAAGAAGCAACAATTGCGCTTGACCAAGGACCAGTTGGACCAGCTAAAAGAACGGAAGCGTACCGAGGAGGCTGCGGCGGAGTCCTGCTTCCGCGACCTGTACGCGGCGGTGTGGTTGCCGCGCGTCGAGAATGGGGGGATCGACGTCGAACGGGTGGAACGAGGGGGCCGGCCGCTTCAGGCTACCGGCATTCACGAACGGATCATGGAGCTCCTCACGAGTGTCGGGACTCCCCGCGTGCATGGCAGCGTCACGCCGCGAAAGATCGCGGATCGGGTGAAGCTGGGAGAGCCGGTTCCCCAAGGCGGGGCGCCCGTGCTGGGTCTCAAGGCGTCCGAGATCCTGGAATCCTTTTTCAGAGACATCGCTCCCCCGCGCCTGGAGTCTTCCGGCGTTCTTCGGAAGGCCATCGCCCGGGGAGTCACAGAAGGAACCTTCGCCTACACGAGCGGCCCGCAACCTGCCCTTGGCGCGGATGGAAAGTTCCAGGTGAGCCGCGATAAGGTCGTGGTCGGACGGGCCCTTGCCGAAGACGAGGTGGATTTCGAATCCGGCTTCCTGATGGTCCCTGGGGCCGTTCCTGATGCGGTGACCTCGCCGGGGGCTCCGCCGACCGTACCTGGCATGCCGGCTCCCACTCCCGGAACACCCACGCAACCTGCGGCTCCCGGCGGCGCTCCGGCCCCGATCCCGGGTGCGCCCGTCGCCGGACGGCAGAGCACCGTCCGCCTTGCCTTCAAGGCCACGAGAGACCAAATCTTCAAGGCGTTCCCGGCTATCGCCAACCTCGCCGACGAGTCGGATGAAGGCAAGGTCAAGGTGAATGTCGAAGGGACTTCTGCAAAGGGCTTCGACCCTTCATGGCTTCGCAACGCGGTCTACGAACCACTGGACGAGGCGGACATCGAGAAGCTCCCCGATGATCGATAG